One stretch of Harmonia axyridis chromosome 1, icHarAxyr1.1, whole genome shotgun sequence DNA includes these proteins:
- the LOC123684261 gene encoding ejaculatory bulb-specific protein 3-like isoform X2 yields MNFVVFVSLLSLAAVCVCTEMYSAKFDKIDLDEIFRSDRLLTNYHECFMERKTCTPQASSIRENLPDALKTECSKCTEKQKENAKKTLNFLFDEKPDLYKELEAKYDPEQIYRKKKEKLGKF; encoded by the exons atgaatttcgtAGTGTTTGTATCACTGCTCAGTTTGGCAGCCGTCTGTGTTTGTACAGAAATGTATAGTGCTAAATTCGATAAAATCGATTTGGATGAGATTTTCCGAAGTGATAGATTATTAACGAATTATCATGAGTGTTTCATGGAAAGAAAGACCTGTACGCCTCAAGCAAGTTCTATCAGAG AAAATCTGCCTGATGCCCTGAAGACCGAATGTTCTAAATGTACAGAGAAACAAAAGGAGAATGCCAAAAAAACCCTGAATTTCCTCTTTGATGAAAAACCAGATTTATATAAAGAATTGGAAGCCAAGTACGATCCTGAACAAATATACAGAAAGAAGAAGGAAAAGCTGGGTAAATTCTAA
- the LOC123684261 gene encoding ejaculatory bulb-specific protein 3-like isoform X1 produces the protein MNAVVLLLVSICVVLLTAEETDQYDSKFDNIDLEEIFRSDRLIKNYHQCFMEKGNCTPQGTAIKKNLPDALKTECSKCTEKQKENAKKTLNFLFDEKPDLYKELEAKYDPEQIYRKKKEKLGKF, from the exons ATGAATGCGGTAGTGCTATTGTTGGTTTCTATCTGTGTAGTCTTGTTGACAGCAGAAGAAACAGACCAGTATGATTCGAAGTTTGACAACATAGATTTGGAAGAGATTTTTCGAAGTGACAGGCTGATCAAAAATTATCATCAATGCTTCATGGAAAAGGGAAATTGTACTCCGCAAGGTACAGCAATTAAAA AAAATCTGCCTGATGCCCTGAAGACCGAATGTTCTAAATGTACAGAGAAACAAAAGGAGAATGCCAAAAAAACCCTGAATTTCCTCTTTGATGAAAAACCAGATTTATATAAAGAATTGGAAGCCAAGTACGATCCTGAACAAATATACAGAAAGAAGAAGGAAAAGCTGGGTAAATTCTAA